One window from the genome of Pyrobaculum ferrireducens encodes:
- a CDS encoding PaREP1 family protein: protein MYVDVEVLERPLPKPSAEDYVNARLLEALVEAGLALEYLRRGLVRNATGKAFQAWRALMAALLRLELDKLKTLARSDEEKRWLESTAVPRVPTSRMKALSQLLEEVGHAKIALGTALALNLHDYQYHGPDPDMALSKYRSREEAAGDILLLLRELAERVEALRGRVKWGGELEKALGELMRELAT from the coding sequence ATGTACGTGGATGTGGAGGTTTTGGAGAGGCCTCTCCCAAAGCCCTCTGCGGAGGACTACGTCAATGCCCGCCTTCTTGAGGCGCTTGTGGAGGCTGGGCTGGCTCTTGAGTACCTCCGCCGCGGCCTCGTTAGAAACGCAACGGGGAAGGCTTTTCAAGCTTGGAGAGCGTTGATGGCGGCCCTCCTCAGACTTGAGTTAGATAAGCTGAAGACTCTAGCCAGAAGCGACGAGGAGAAGAGGTGGCTAGAGTCCACCGCGGTGCCCCGGGTCCCGACCAGCCGTATGAAGGCTCTGTCCCAGTTGCTTGAGGAGGTTGGGCACGCTAAGATTGCCCTAGGAACTGCTCTGGCTCTTAATCTCCACGACTACCAGTACCACGGGCCGGATCCGGACATGGCCCTGTCGAAGTACCGTAGTAGGGAGGAGGCGGCTGGTGACATCCTATTGTTATTGAGGGAGCTCGCCGAGAGGGTAGAGGCGCTGAGGGGTAGGGTCAAGTGGGGCGGAGAGCTGGAGAAGGCGCTGGGGGAGCTGATGCGGGAGCTGGCGACGTAG
- a CDS encoding AbrB/MazE/SpoVT family DNA-binding domain-containing protein gives MRVVRVSKKNTVYIPKEIADALGIGEGTLLELRVEGGTLVAVPIPSPLKLALEGPKFAKTTVEEFERESEEVQP, from the coding sequence ATGAGAGTTGTTAGGGTGTCTAAGAAAAACACGGTGTATATACCTAAGGAGATCGCCGACGCGCTGGGCATTGGAGAGGGGACACTGCTGGAGCTCCGGGTAGAGGGAGGCACACTGGTGGCCGTGCCGATCCCCAGCCCACTTAAGCTAGCCCTCGAGGGGCCGAAGTTCGCCAAGACCACCGTGGAGGAGTTTGAGAGGGAGAGCGAGGAGGTGCAACCGTGA
- a CDS encoding PIN domain-containing protein: MKRVLLDTSFIPPILGVEVEGAAPVLKRLDVLSRRGEVGLYYSDFSILEALWKIAKTNFDIKRVEMGLRSIELGLRKAYADRRVFLKALELRGRGHRDVVDLLLYATAARNHLLFLTMDRDLINFLENAGEDISIVVNTL, encoded by the coding sequence GTGAAGAGGGTACTTCTCGACACCTCGTTTATCCCGCCCATACTGGGGGTCGAGGTGGAGGGGGCGGCGCCGGTGCTGAAGAGGCTCGATGTGCTGTCGAGGAGAGGTGAGGTGGGGCTTTACTACTCGGATTTCTCCATACTAGAGGCTTTGTGGAAAATTGCAAAAACCAATTTCGATATTAAGAGAGTGGAGATGGGACTTAGAAGTATTGAACTGGGCCTCCGGAAGGCCTACGCAGACCGCCGCGTCTTTCTAAAGGCTCTGGAGCTCAGGGGGAGGGGCCATCGGGATGTGGTAGATCTGCTTCTCTACGCAACCGCCGCAAGAAACCACCTCCTCTTCCTGACCATGGATAGAGACCTCATAAACTTTCTTGAAAATGCTGGCGAAGATATAAGCATTGTGGTAAACACGCTGTAA